In Nitrospirota bacterium, the DNA window CAAAAGGAAAGCCTCTTCCATTGAGGTTTTTAGGACAGTTTACGCATTTCCTTGCAATACTTCTATGGCTTGGTGCAGGGCTTTCGTTTTTATCGGAATATCTTAACCCCGGTCAGGGGATGCTTGTCTTAGGCGTTGCAATAACCGCAGTTATATTCATAAATGCGGTATTTACATTCACACAGGAATACAGGGCAGAAAAGGCTTTGGAGTCCTTGAAAAGACTTTTGCCATTTCATGTAAGGGTTATAAGGGATGGCAGAGAAAGAGAGATTCCTTCCGAGGGGGTTGTGCCAGGGGATGTTATATTAATCGGAGAAGGCGATAAGATTCCAGCAGATGCAAGGCTCATCGAGACCTCCTATTTAAAGGTAAACAATGCACCTCTTACAGGAGAATCCGAGCCTGCAATAAGAAATCATACTGCATTTCAGGCTGAGTTCATGGATAGCCCAAATATCGCATTTGCAGGCACAACCGTCCTTAGCGGCTCGGGAAAGGCAGTGGTCTTTGCCACTGGTATGAGAACTGAGTTTGGAAAAATCTGCCACCTTACATCCGCAGTTACAGCTGGGTTGAGCCCCCTTCAGAAGGAGATAATAAAGGTAACGAGGATTGTTGCCTTTATTGCAACAGCCATGGGCATTACCTTTTTTGCAATCGGACACATAATCGGAAGGACATTCTGGGAAAACTATTTATTTGCCATAGGCATAATAGTTGCCAATGTCCCTGAGGGTCTTCTTCCGACAGTGACCCTTTCGCTTGCAATGGGAAGCCAGAGAATGGCTAAAAGGAAAGCCCTTATAAGAACCCTTACATCTGTTGAGACATTAGGCTCAGTCACAGTCATATGCACAGACAAAACAGGCACACTCACAGAGAACATAATGTCAGTAAGAAACCTATGGGCAGGTAAAGAAATCACCTCCATCGAAGATGTAAAAAGGAAAGACCTCGACATACTCACAAAGACCGCATATCTCTGTAATAATGCACGGTTCCTCGATGGTCAGTATAAAGGAGAGCCAACAGAGACTGCACTCCTTAAGGCAGTAAGGGAGTCAATTGGAGATATAGAGGCAGAGCGTATCTTAGAAATTCCCTTTGACTCCGAAAGAAAGATGATGACCACAGTGAATCTCTTTAAAGGCAAAAGGATGGCATTTACAAAAGGAGCGATGGAAAGACTTCTGCCTTTATGCAGTCGCATGCTCTTAGATGAAAGGGAGGTGCCTTTGGACGAATCCCTGAGAGAAAAGACCATATCTACATACCATACATTGATGGACAACGGTTTAAGGGTCCTTGCATTTGCTTATAAGGAAAGCTCCGAAACAGACATGGAGGACATTGAAAGAGATATGGTATTTACAGGGCTTATAGGGCTTCAAGACCCTCCACGGCAAGAGGTTCCACCTGCAATCGACAGATGTAAAAGGGCAGGCATAAAGGTGATTATGATTACAGGAGATGCCTCAAGAACAGCACTTGCCATAGGAAAAGAGATATGCCTTATTAAGGAAAATCCAACTGTAATAGAGGGCCCTGAATTTGTCCGGATGAGCGATAAAGAGCTAAGGGATAAGCTCAGGGCAAAAGAGATAATATTTTCGAGGATGACCCCAAAACATAAGATGAGGGTTGTCTCGCTCCTTCAAGAGCAAGGAGAAAGGGTTGCAGTTACAGGAGATGGCGTAAACGATGCACCTGCCCTTAAAAAGGCAGATATAGGGATAGCCATGGGTATAACAGGCACGGATGTCGCTAAGGAGGCATCTGATATGGTTCTTTTAGATGACAATTTTGCTACTATCGTCAATGCAATAGAGGAAGGAAGGGCTGTTTATGCTAACATTAGGAAATTCATAAGCTACATATTCACATCCAATATACCGGAGATTGTGCCCTATTTAGTCTTTGTGCTTCTAAGGGTTCCGCTTCCCCTTACAATCATGCAAATCCTTGCAGTTGACCTTGGCACCGATATGTTGCCTGCCCTTGCATTAGGTGCCGAGAGACCAACAGAGGGGCTTATGAAGGAGCCTCCGAGGTCACCAAAAGAAAGGATTCTTAATCTAAGGCTCATGAGCAGGGCATACCTGTTTTTAGGCCCTATCGAGGCAATGGCCGGGCTTTTCGGATTTTTCTATGTGCTTAAAGGAGGAGGCTGGCAATGGGGTGAGATGCTTCCCTCAAACAGTCTCCTTTACATGCAGGCAACTACAGCATGCCTGACTGCAATCATAATAACTCAGGTAGCAAATGTCTTTGCCTCGAGGTCTTTTAGGGAATCCGTCTTCAGCATCGGGTTCTTTACAAATAGGCTGATATTCATCGGCATCTTAGTTGAGCTTTCACTTCAGATATTTATAGTCTATCATCCGTGGGGAAATAAGATATTCTCGACCTCTCCCATCTCCGTTACGGTCTGGCTTATCCTCATCCCCTTTGCAGTCGTTCTTTTCCTTGCAGAGGAGATAAGGAAGATGTTCTTAAGGGGAAAATACACCTTTAAATTGTGATATAATCCCTTTATGTCAACCAGGCTTATAATATTTGACCTTGACGGAACACTCGTTGACACAGTAAAAGATATTACAAATTCCTTAAACCATGCAATAAAGCCCTATGGCATTAAAGAGCTAAGTGTTCATGACACCGTAAAGCTCGTTGGAGAGGGCATCACAAGGCTTATAGAGAAAGTCATTGGGGAGGAAAACTACGGATGCAAAGAGGATGTGATAAAAAGGTTTCTTGAGTATTATACAGAGCACCTTACCGAGTATTCCACATCATACCCTCATGTGATGGGAACACTCGAGAAACTTCATGGTTATAAAAAGGCAGTAATATCGAATAAGTCAGAGGCTCTCTCAAGAGCCCTTCTTGAAAAGTTGGGACTTCTTAAATACATAGACCTTGTTGTTGGAGGCGATACTGTCTCGGAAAAGAAACCCTCGCCTCTGCCAGTCATTCATGTGCTCGAAAACCTTCGCATTGCCTCATCCGAGGCAATCATGGTAGGCGACAGTCCCTATGACATAGAGGCAGGCAGAAAAGCAGGTGTAAAGACAGTTGCAGTTACATACGGCTACAGGGAAAGAGACCTGCTCGATAAGGCTGACTATATGATAGATGGCCTCAAACAGCTTA includes these proteins:
- a CDS encoding cation-transporting P-type ATPase, with amino-acid sequence MKIHNLQTQDVLHSLVTSEFGLKEEEAQRRLSEFGPNEIREAKGKPLPLRFLGQFTHFLAILLWLGAGLSFLSEYLNPGQGMLVLGVAITAVIFINAVFTFTQEYRAEKALESLKRLLPFHVRVIRDGREREIPSEGVVPGDVILIGEGDKIPADARLIETSYLKVNNAPLTGESEPAIRNHTAFQAEFMDSPNIAFAGTTVLSGSGKAVVFATGMRTEFGKICHLTSAVTAGLSPLQKEIIKVTRIVAFIATAMGITFFAIGHIIGRTFWENYLFAIGIIVANVPEGLLPTVTLSLAMGSQRMAKRKALIRTLTSVETLGSVTVICTDKTGTLTENIMSVRNLWAGKEITSIEDVKRKDLDILTKTAYLCNNARFLDGQYKGEPTETALLKAVRESIGDIEAERILEIPFDSERKMMTTVNLFKGKRMAFTKGAMERLLPLCSRMLLDEREVPLDESLREKTISTYHTLMDNGLRVLAFAYKESSETDMEDIERDMVFTGLIGLQDPPRQEVPPAIDRCKRAGIKVIMITGDASRTALAIGKEICLIKENPTVIEGPEFVRMSDKELRDKLRAKEIIFSRMTPKHKMRVVSLLQEQGERVAVTGDGVNDAPALKKADIGIAMGITGTDVAKEASDMVLLDDNFATIVNAIEEGRAVYANIRKFISYIFTSNIPEIVPYLVFVLLRVPLPLTIMQILAVDLGTDMLPALALGAERPTEGLMKEPPRSPKERILNLRLMSRAYLFLGPIEAMAGLFGFFYVLKGGGWQWGEMLPSNSLLYMQATTACLTAIIITQVANVFASRSFRESVFSIGFFTNRLIFIGILVELSLQIFIVYHPWGNKIFSTSPISVTVWLILIPFAVVLFLAEEIRKMFLRGKYTFKL
- a CDS encoding HAD-IA family hydrolase, which gives rise to MSTRLIIFDLDGTLVDTVKDITNSLNHAIKPYGIKELSVHDTVKLVGEGITRLIEKVIGEENYGCKEDVIKRFLEYYTEHLTEYSTSYPHVMGTLEKLHGYKKAVISNKSEALSRALLEKLGLLKYIDLVVGGDTVSEKKPSPLPVIHVLENLRIASSEAIMVGDSPYDIEAGRKAGVKTVAVTYGYRERDLLDKADYMIDGLKQLIPFLYEEELMLERRREKRYPVPEIYRKYIEMKIRKVSGDLIDVGLLDFSEHGIRIKSPVRFFVGELIDCIASIPQSLTRDVTFKAIIRHWVVAGDGFIIGAEIKEVQDAVWFRIFKRVHDFISEKEYFHEEGE